A genomic window from Leptospira bandrabouensis includes:
- a CDS encoding sugar phosphate nucleotidyltransferase yields MRFQEDSIDCVDFILKKDEVLTIILGGGKGTRLLPLTEKRSKPAVSFGGKYRLIDIPISNSLNSGFEKIFILTQFNSYSLNRHINRTYATNNIHQKSFVEIIAAEQTVSSANWFEGTADAVRKVLPYIREQKPKYVLILSGDQLYNMDLSDFMQSHLMDPETEISVATNAIPEDQIYGLGIVKSGVGGFIQEFIEKPQEVSQVESCRTKNGNFLANMGIYIFNTSTLIDVLEDRNMADFGKEILPKAIKERKVKAYTYDGYWEDIGTIKAFYEANLMLTDHIPKFNLYLEKTPIYTRARALPPSKINQAVVNQALISEGTILNQCEVHRSIIGVRQLIASGTKIYDSIVMGLDHYGYFDRKSGKIPIGIGPNCEIRRTIVDKDCAIGANVRLLNEQNLQEYEDEYIRIREGIIVVPRHTAIPDGYSI; encoded by the coding sequence ATGCGATTTCAAGAAGACTCTATTGATTGTGTAGATTTCATTCTAAAAAAGGATGAAGTATTGACCATCATCTTAGGTGGGGGGAAGGGAACTCGTTTATTACCACTAACAGAAAAAAGATCGAAACCAGCTGTAAGTTTTGGCGGGAAATATAGACTCATTGATATTCCTATTTCCAATTCCCTAAATAGTGGTTTCGAAAAGATTTTTATCCTCACTCAATTTAATTCCTATTCTCTAAACCGTCACATTAACCGAACTTATGCGACAAATAATATCCACCAAAAAAGTTTTGTGGAGATTATTGCTGCGGAACAAACGGTTTCGAGTGCCAATTGGTTTGAAGGAACTGCCGATGCCGTAAGGAAGGTCCTTCCTTACATTAGAGAACAAAAACCGAAATATGTTCTGATCCTTTCTGGTGACCAACTTTATAATATGGATCTTTCTGATTTTATGCAGAGCCATTTAATGGACCCAGAAACCGAAATTTCTGTGGCAACCAATGCCATTCCCGAAGACCAAATTTATGGATTAGGAATTGTTAAATCGGGAGTGGGTGGGTTTATCCAAGAATTCATCGAAAAACCGCAAGAAGTAAGCCAAGTCGAATCTTGTCGTACAAAAAATGGGAACTTCCTTGCGAATATGGGGATTTATATTTTTAACACATCCACACTCATCGATGTATTAGAAGATCGCAATATGGCTGACTTCGGAAAAGAAATTTTACCGAAGGCCATAAAAGAAAGAAAAGTAAAAGCCTACACTTACGACGGTTACTGGGAAGATATTGGAACGATCAAAGCATTCTATGAAGCCAATTTGATGTTAACCGACCACATTCCCAAATTCAATTTATATCTGGAAAAAACTCCGATTTATACCAGAGCAAGAGCCCTCCCTCCTTCCAAAATCAACCAAGCAGTGGTCAACCAGGCCCTTATTTCAGAAGGTACGATTTTAAACCAGTGTGAGGTACATCGGTCCATCATTGGTGTACGCCAGCTCATTGCTTCTGGAACCAAGATCTATGACTCTATTGTCATGGGCCTTGACCACTATGGATATTTTGATAGGAAGTCAGGAAAGATCCCGATTGGAATTGGACCTAATTGTGAAATCCGACGGACAATTGTCGACAAAGATTGTGCCATCGGTGCCAACGTGCGTCTGTTAAACGAACAAAATCTTCAGGAATATGAGGACGAATACATTCGGATTCGCGAGGGAATTATCGTGGTTCCGAGGCATACGGCCATCCCGGATGGGTATTCTATCTAG
- the purQ gene encoding phosphoribosylformylglycinamidine synthase subunit PurQ, with protein MKVRVVTFPGSNCDKDVGSVLESEFGAKVEYTWYKESFSDTPDLVVLPGGFSFGDYLRCGAMAKFSNAMDSVVSYAKKGGKVLGVCNGFQILTESGLLPGALLHNRTLKYICKDVDLVPVSENRIGKEMKGTLSIPIAHGEGAYFADPETLERLEKNGQVVFRYKENPNGSLHDIAGICNEAGNVLGMMPHPERAVNPYTGKMDGKQILEVLLKK; from the coding sequence ATGAAGGTCCGGGTAGTTACCTTTCCTGGTTCTAATTGTGATAAGGATGTTGGATCGGTCCTCGAATCTGAGTTTGGTGCCAAGGTCGAATACACTTGGTATAAGGAATCCTTTTCGGATACACCAGACCTAGTGGTCTTGCCTGGTGGTTTTTCCTTTGGAGACTATTTACGCTGCGGGGCTATGGCCAAATTTTCCAATGCCATGGATTCTGTGGTTTCTTATGCCAAAAAAGGAGGAAAGGTCTTAGGAGTATGTAATGGATTCCAAATCCTTACTGAATCGGGACTTCTTCCGGGTGCCTTACTACACAACAGAACTTTAAAATACATTTGTAAAGATGTGGATCTTGTTCCTGTTTCCGAAAACAGAATCGGGAAAGAAATGAAAGGGACTCTATCCATCCCCATTGCACATGGAGAGGGAGCATACTTTGCTGATCCTGAAACTTTAGAACGATTAGAAAAAAATGGGCAAGTGGTCTTTCGTTATAAAGAAAACCCTAACGGATCCTTACATGATATCGCTGGGATTTGTAATGAAGCGGGAAATGTATTAGGAATGATGCCTCATCCTGAGAGGGCCGTAAATCCTTATACTGGAAAGATGGACGGAAAACAAATTCTCGAAGTTCTCCTAAAAAAATAA
- the purS gene encoding phosphoribosylformylglycinamidine synthase subunit PurS: MFVAKINVTLKESVLDPQGQTVLRTLHDQGKNSVADLRVGKYIEMKIDAKSQSEAEALAKEICESVLVNQVIETYRLVVEKV; encoded by the coding sequence ATGTTTGTCGCAAAAATAAATGTTACACTCAAAGAATCGGTCCTTGACCCCCAAGGACAAACGGTTCTCCGCACCCTTCATGACCAAGGGAAAAATTCTGTCGCTGACTTAAGGGTAGGAAAATACATCGAAATGAAAATCGATGCAAAGTCCCAATCGGAAGCAGAGGCCTTGGCAAAAGAGATTTGTGAATCGGTTCTTGTAAATCAAGTGATCGAAACCTACCGGTTGGTTGTGGAGAAAGTATGA
- a CDS encoding phosphoribosylaminoimidazolesuccinocarboxamide synthase, with amino-acid sequence MIPTPSYKGKVRDVYDLGDSLLLVATDRISAFDVVFEEPVLDKGKILTRISTAWFRQFPTIPNHLITDDVSKFPPPFQNEEFLKGRSVLVKKAKRIDFECVVRGYLTGSAWKEYKTEGTIAHVPYPKGLEESYQFETPIFTPARKNDSGHDENVSESVMEREVGKELFSQLKEISLFLYNRAHNLMAKQGILLCDTKFEFGLVDGKPILIDEILTPDSSRYWDASTYALGKTPASFDKQILRNWLESTDWDKNPPAPALPESLILELRKKYLELEDKITLCLSQK; translated from the coding sequence ATGATTCCAACTCCCAGTTATAAGGGTAAAGTTAGAGATGTTTACGATTTAGGAGATTCACTACTTCTTGTAGCAACCGATCGTATTTCTGCATTTGATGTTGTTTTTGAAGAACCAGTCCTTGACAAAGGAAAGATTCTAACTCGAATTTCTACGGCATGGTTTCGTCAGTTTCCGACAATCCCAAACCATTTAATCACTGACGATGTATCAAAATTTCCTCCTCCGTTTCAAAACGAAGAATTTTTAAAAGGAAGATCTGTCCTTGTAAAAAAAGCAAAACGAATCGATTTCGAATGTGTGGTCCGCGGTTACTTAACAGGATCTGCTTGGAAGGAATATAAAACAGAAGGGACAATTGCACATGTTCCCTATCCGAAGGGTCTAGAAGAATCTTACCAATTTGAAACTCCTATTTTTACACCTGCCAGGAAAAATGATTCGGGTCATGATGAAAACGTGAGTGAATCCGTGATGGAAAGGGAAGTGGGTAAAGAGCTTTTTTCTCAACTGAAAGAAATCTCTCTTTTTCTCTACAACAGAGCCCATAATTTAATGGCCAAACAGGGAATCCTACTTTGTGATACTAAATTTGAATTTGGACTTGTGGATGGAAAACCAATCCTCATCGACGAAATCCTAACCCCCGATTCCTCACGGTATTGGGATGCTTCTACTTACGCATTGGGCAAAACTCCGGCTAGTTTTGATAAACAAATTTTACGGAATTGGTTAGAATCCACAGATTGGGACAAAAATCCTCCCGCTCCCGCTTTGCCCGAATCCTTGATCCTAGAACTACGTAAAAAATACTTGGAATTGGAAGATAAAATCACGTTATGTTTGTCGCAAAAATAA
- a CDS encoding PP2C family protein-serine/threonine phosphatase, whose amino-acid sequence MANEESIHNILIVDDVPENVELLKYLLQQEGFKTYTAFSAEEARLVLLNTAIDTLLLDVNMPVQDGFSFCRELRTMDQFKLLPILFITSIEREVGFQEAMKNGGDDFINKPFNKRELVAKIHSVIRLKDLQDELYRQKSKYEKELQTARRVQDQLIPEKSFIWNGIKAQTLFHPYLQIGGDFVDSWIEEKKLHIVIADCSGHGPSAALIGAMFKMQLFNLVSTMDLRERVAHLRKNMELVLPEDYAITFCYAILDQDLKLSYINGGHPAPLVYMDGETKFLKGMSPMIMGINFAATDEIQTVQLKTGSLFFMYTDGASEAMNPNSDYITEEGMKEIFHESAKSGNDILQSVQNKILDFCGSSTPSDDMAMVCIQL is encoded by the coding sequence ATGGCCAATGAGGAATCCATACATAATATCCTAATTGTGGATGATGTTCCAGAAAATGTGGAACTTTTAAAATACCTTTTACAACAAGAGGGTTTTAAAACCTATACAGCTTTCTCCGCAGAAGAAGCACGTTTGGTTTTGTTAAATACTGCTATCGACACACTTTTGTTAGATGTGAATATGCCTGTCCAAGATGGATTTTCCTTTTGCCGGGAACTTAGAACAATGGACCAGTTCAAACTCCTTCCGATTCTTTTTATCACTTCCATTGAAAGGGAAGTGGGTTTTCAAGAAGCCATGAAGAATGGGGGAGACGATTTTATTAATAAACCTTTTAACAAAAGGGAACTTGTCGCAAAAATCCATTCCGTCATTCGTTTGAAAGACTTACAGGACGAGTTGTACAGACAAAAAAGTAAATACGAAAAGGAATTACAAACGGCAAGGCGGGTCCAAGACCAATTGATTCCAGAAAAAAGTTTTATTTGGAACGGAATCAAAGCCCAAACTTTATTTCACCCTTATTTACAAATTGGTGGTGACTTTGTCGACTCTTGGATCGAAGAAAAAAAACTTCATATTGTGATTGCCGATTGTTCAGGACATGGACCAAGTGCAGCCCTCATTGGAGCTATGTTCAAAATGCAATTGTTTAACTTAGTGTCCACAATGGACCTACGGGAACGAGTGGCACACTTACGAAAAAATATGGAGTTAGTTCTTCCTGAAGATTACGCGATTACTTTTTGTTATGCGATCCTTGATCAGGATTTAAAACTTTCATATATCAATGGGGGACATCCCGCTCCTCTTGTTTATATGGATGGTGAAACGAAGTTTTTAAAAGGGATGAGTCCCATGATTATGGGAATCAATTTTGCGGCAACAGATGAAATACAAACGGTTCAGTTAAAAACGGGATCTTTGTTTTTTATGTATACGGATGGTGCAAGCGAAGCTATGAACCCGAATTCCGATTACATTACAGAAGAAGGGATGAAAGAAATTTTCCATGAATCTGCAAAATCTGGAAATGATATTTTACAATCGGTTCAAAACAAAATTTTAGATTTCTGTGGTTCTTCCACTCCGAGTGATGATATGGCTATGGTGTGTATACAATTATGA
- the ccsA gene encoding cytochrome c biogenesis protein CcsA, which produces MERKIRIFHPVFDIGFYLVVCMSLVIAIITSLVYPNVILEQGLSHRIFYLHVPVAWVALYGPILSFIFSLIFLFTRNLFWDRLAFTANQLSFLFAVGVLFSGPIWAYSAWGVPWDKTDARLQSFFILCISLVSYFIFRYLVPSKAKKAILSAYLSVLCAVSAILTWGAIRWIENPGNHPSSVLGKGGMDSDMKQSMWLGVIAFHFLFLILFLVSNRTEKIQDIRSKLKAELD; this is translated from the coding sequence ATGGAACGTAAAATTCGGATATTCCACCCTGTTTTCGACATTGGTTTTTATCTTGTCGTTTGTATGTCGCTAGTCATTGCGATCATCACTTCACTAGTGTATCCAAATGTCATTTTGGAACAGGGCCTCAGTCACAGGATATTTTATCTGCATGTTCCTGTCGCCTGGGTGGCGTTATATGGACCCATTCTTTCCTTTATTTTTTCCCTAATTTTTCTTTTTACTAGAAATTTGTTTTGGGACAGACTTGCTTTTACAGCCAACCAACTCTCTTTTCTTTTTGCGGTGGGCGTTTTGTTTTCTGGCCCAATTTGGGCCTATAGTGCTTGGGGAGTTCCTTGGGATAAAACGGATGCTAGGTTGCAGTCTTTTTTTATTCTCTGTATATCCTTAGTCAGTTATTTTATTTTCCGATATTTAGTCCCATCCAAGGCCAAAAAAGCAATCCTTTCCGCTTACTTGTCTGTTCTCTGCGCAGTGAGTGCCATTCTCACTTGGGGTGCCATCCGTTGGATAGAAAATCCAGGGAACCATCCTAGTAGTGTCTTAGGAAAAGGAGGAATGGACTCTGATATGAAACAAAGTATGTGGCTTGGAGTCATTGCCTTCCATTTTCTGTTTCTAATTCTTTTTCTTGTTTCCAATCGCACAGAAAAAATCCAAGATATCAGATCCAAACTGAAAGCGGAATTAGATTAA
- a CDS encoding heme exporter protein CcmB, which produces MLLTLLKKEFCLIGRSLGGIISLFTLSVAVVFIFYTSIEVNEILSARSIRGIKWAIIFILNFVIVSQSLWEERESMGWEASLSFVSPISLYLAKSFAIWFCTILVNGALVLVLSVFFQNMSVERYWGEWLFANLGSGSLVFLGVSLGLIAFESRLKEIIIPLLQLPFSIPLFLFGLEAEHRYWQEPGFYLPSVGLLLFFMLFYATLGSVMIEILRNER; this is translated from the coding sequence TTGTTACTCACCTTACTTAAAAAAGAATTCTGTCTGATTGGTCGTTCTCTTGGTGGAATCATCTCTCTTTTTACCTTAAGCGTAGCCGTTGTATTTATTTTTTACACATCGATTGAGGTAAATGAGATTTTGTCCGCACGAAGCATTCGCGGAATCAAATGGGCGATCATTTTTATCCTGAACTTTGTGATTGTAAGTCAGAGTTTATGGGAAGAGAGAGAATCAATGGGTTGGGAAGCCAGTCTTTCGTTTGTAAGCCCCATTTCTCTTTATCTGGCAAAATCTTTTGCCATTTGGTTTTGTACAATTTTAGTTAATGGAGCCCTTGTCCTTGTCCTCTCTGTTTTTTTTCAAAACATGAGTGTGGAACGGTATTGGGGCGAATGGCTTTTTGCCAACCTAGGAAGTGGCTCTTTGGTTTTTCTGGGAGTATCTCTCGGACTCATTGCTTTTGAAAGCCGGTTAAAAGAAATCATCATTCCTCTGTTGCAACTTCCATTTTCCATTCCTTTGTTCCTCTTTGGATTAGAAGCAGAACATAGGTATTGGCAGGAACCTGGGTTTTACCTACCATCGGTGGGTTTACTTTTGTTTTTTATGTTATTTTACGCTACGCTTGGTTCGGTGATGATTGAGATTCTAAGGAATGAACGCTAA
- a CDS encoding ABC transporter ATP-binding protein, producing MNQTLLETKALTITVGEKVLLKEINLSFLETGLVAVLGENGAGKSTLLKEIYHHSLTSELWHWNQGKKKITYLGHELGFYSSLSLEENLDYFSKLDGTKPDFQKRNKLLELFRLQKRIWDPIHTFSRGMKQKVAILRAILSSAEIILFDEPYTGLDADSSKVLSEILNEVSKSKLILIVLHSIPKELQCTSQIKIEKGALFVTHLT from the coding sequence ATGAACCAAACCCTTTTGGAAACAAAAGCGCTTACTATTACTGTCGGCGAAAAAGTCTTACTGAAAGAGATTAATCTTTCTTTTTTGGAGACAGGCCTTGTGGCTGTGCTAGGTGAGAATGGTGCCGGGAAATCTACCCTTTTAAAAGAAATTTACCACCACTCGCTTACTTCTGAACTTTGGCATTGGAACCAAGGCAAAAAGAAAATCACATATCTTGGTCATGAGTTAGGATTTTATTCCTCTCTCAGTTTGGAAGAGAATTTGGATTATTTTTCTAAGTTAGATGGAACCAAACCTGATTTCCAAAAACGAAACAAACTTTTGGAACTCTTTCGTTTACAGAAACGAATTTGGGATCCTATCCATACCTTTTCAAGAGGAATGAAACAAAAAGTAGCAATTTTGAGAGCCATTCTTTCTTCCGCTGAAATTATTTTATTTGATGAACCTTATACGGGATTAGATGCAGATTCTTCTAAAGTGTTAAGTGAGATTTTAAATGAGGTATCCAAATCAAAACTCATTTTAATTGTTCTCCACTCGATACCAAAAGAATTACAATGTACTTCCCAAATTAAAATTGAGAAGGGAGCTTTATTTGTTACTCACCTTACTTAA
- a CDS encoding tetratricopeptide repeat protein: MFFRSFTLALLFLFPTLIWGQKLIGNKEYPEILWGKDQEFDTSDFPNGSFIYHKEDFILARGKLFQGEPPKSNGSFTYGQETITNSGKWNNDTIELLLSGKPNQRTEVIKRLEAGVRFDPQFFPFRYNLGRLYSLEMNYEKALVEFEYAKAEMPEYFKTYLHIAILSEITRQVYYAIMNYKLAVEKNPYDTEALIRLADHYLATGLKNRALLYLNKALKIEEESPNVKLGFARLEMEKGNFHIAYKIFNRTTLTTAEGKPKPYDKKFHYYFAETASKVTDYETAEEEYTKMLSFTNDPFFATVSSKVIARRRDIAKKFAEAKRTQLDDSEEETAPPNE; the protein is encoded by the coding sequence ATGTTCTTTCGTAGCTTTACTCTCGCACTTCTGTTTTTATTTCCCACTCTGATTTGGGGACAAAAACTAATTGGAAACAAGGAATATCCGGAGATCCTTTGGGGCAAAGACCAGGAATTTGATACCTCCGATTTTCCCAATGGATCCTTTATTTACCATAAGGAGGACTTTATCCTCGCTCGTGGGAAACTTTTTCAAGGGGAACCACCGAAATCCAACGGCAGTTTTACTTACGGTCAAGAAACCATCACCAATTCGGGAAAATGGAATAATGATACGATCGAACTTTTACTTTCTGGAAAACCAAATCAGCGAACCGAAGTCATCAAACGTTTAGAAGCTGGAGTTCGGTTTGATCCTCAATTTTTTCCCTTCCGATACAATTTAGGACGTTTGTATTCTTTGGAGATGAATTACGAAAAAGCTCTCGTGGAATTTGAATATGCCAAAGCAGAAATGCCCGAATACTTTAAAACCTATCTGCACATTGCGATTCTTTCTGAAATCACTCGCCAGGTTTATTATGCCATTATGAATTACAAACTGGCAGTAGAAAAAAATCCTTATGATACGGAAGCCTTGATTCGTTTGGCAGATCATTATTTGGCCACAGGATTAAAAAACAGAGCCCTTCTTTATTTAAACAAAGCACTGAAGATTGAAGAAGAAAGTCCGAATGTGAAATTAGGTTTTGCAAGGCTTGAGATGGAAAAAGGAAACTTTCATATCGCCTACAAAATTTTTAATCGCACCACTCTTACAACCGCCGAAGGGAAACCAAAACCCTACGATAAAAAGTTCCATTATTATTTTGCCGAAACTGCCTCCAAAGTCACAGACTATGAAACTGCAGAAGAGGAATATACAAAGATGCTTAGTTTTACCAATGATCCTTTTTTTGCCACGGTTTCCTCAAAAGTAATCGCAAGAAGGCGTGACATTGCGAAAAAATTTGCCGAAGCCAAACGAACTCAACTGGATGATTCAGAAGAAGAAACAGCTCCTCCAAACGAATGA